In a single window of the Salvelinus namaycush isolate Seneca chromosome 6, SaNama_1.0, whole genome shotgun sequence genome:
- the LOC120049545 gene encoding prospero homeobox protein 1-like codes for MDSPSDLFGRQSSLISPFDPYPNPSTALDLPRHLTPSGGGHGAPYPGANLSSQPPYPLIHHLLQPGGAPMRSRGQLHLDRYNREEEGMEGEEEEEGMGGRLVGVGGKRLSGDWSYDMMRVKRLRLESLVKGDGEIGLEEEEEEEEKGRRSAERGNREKGREGRRREREELKEQLEEARGRLKALQEKVWKAFGERSAQEEERRWSGGEQEEDGDGEMYKEEEETAKGITEEEVEEEVGEIDDLSLPFIPSSPHFQGIAKQDRKARDHEKRSEEQRNVNGGGGVFLEGVLKRAAVWMGCGVVRGEWERFGGEQKFAQALKQELGSAVARVIDRVLRLYTQNEPLPPSIHPSTLSPGEAGNEGGGGGGVWADLRERRGGGSATHDQPPHSNRAPPPHQEQSEALPLITRRPDNRRNHLLPPNNHPNNLTKNPLLPPHPFPPLCQPHPPHHHTHPALLPPNSRHKDSSPFLAPSSCPLPLPLLHYTMQQLFTRSLSHLHPLHKGGVMNSDAYMEGNPFPRHLTPSSSSSHPSFPPLAVMDRLDGGLQHHHERDGGMRGGGRDGGMDSGMYLGPGSSQEGLSPCHLKKAKLMFFYARYPSSNTLKTYFPDVKFNRCVTSQLIKWFSNFREFFYIQMERFARQAARDGAPCLGRDSRETPLRLGRDTELYRILNMHYNKSNDYQIPDRFVEIAELALREFYTAIQTGRDSDPCWKKSIYKIICKLDSPVPDSFRLPGCPMG; via the exons ATGGATTCCCCTTCTGATCTGTTTGGTCGTCAGTCCTCCCTGATTTCTCCCTTTGACCCGTACCCTAACCCCTCCACTGCCCTTGACCTCCCCAGACACCTCACACCCTCTGGAGGGGGACACGGTGCACCCTACCCTGGAGCCAACCTCTCCTCCCAACCCCCCTACCCCCTCATTCACCACCTGCTGCAGCCTGGTGGAGCCCCCATGAGGTCCAGGGGGCAATTACACCTAGACAGATAtaacagggaagaggaagggatggagggagaggaagaagaggaggggatGGGTGGACGGTTGGTAGGGGTGGGGGGGAAGAGGCTGAGCGGCGACTGGAGTTATGACATGATGAGAGTGAAGCGATTGAGACTGGAGAGTCTAGTtaaaggagatggagagataggcttagaggaagaagaagaagaggaggagaaagggaggaggagtgcggagagggggaacagggagaaagggagggaggggaggagaagggagagagaggagctgaagGAACAGTTGGAAGAGGCGAGAGGAAGACTGAAGGCCTTGCAGGAGAAAGTATGGAAAGCATTCGGAGAGAGATCCgctcaggaggaggagaggaggtggagcggaggagagcaggaggaggatGGTGACGGAGAGATgtacaaagaggaggaggagacggcAAAAGGGATCACTGAAGAAGAAGTGGAAGAGGAGGTGGGAGAAATAGATGATCTCTCTCTGCCCttcatcccctcttctccccattTCCAAGGCATCGCTAAACAAGACCGAAAAGCCAGGGATCACGAGAAAAGGAGTGAAGAACAGAGGAACGTGAATGGAGGAGGTGGGGTGTTTTTGGAGGGGGTTCTGAAGAGGGCGGCAGTGTGGATGGGGTGTGGGGTGGTGAGGGGGGAGTGGGAGCGTTTTGGAGGGGAACAGAAGTTTGCCCAAGCTTTGAAACAGGAACTGGGAAGCGCTGTAGCTCGAGTCATCGATAGGGTCCTTCGTCTATACACCCAAAACgaacctctacctccctccattcatccttccaccCTGTCACCCGGAGAGGCAGGGAACGAGGGAGGAGGCGGAGGAGGAGTGTGggcagacctgagagagagacgggggggagGTTCAGCAACACACGACCAACCTCCCCACTCAAACAGAGCTCCGCCCCCCCACCAGGAACAATCTGAAGCGTTGCCGTTGATTACCCGTCGccccgacaaccgccgaaaccaTCTTCTACCCCCCAACAACCACCCTAACAACCTAACTAAAaaccctcttctccctcctcaccccttcccccctctctgtcaGCCTCACCCCCCTCACCACCACACCCACCCCGCCCTCCTCCCCCCCAACTCTCGTCATAAGGACTCCTCCCCCTTCCTCGCACCCTCCTCCTGcccgctccccctccccctcctccactaCACCATGCAACAGCTCTtcactcgttctctctctcaccttcatcCTCTCCACAAAGGGGGCGTTATGAATTCTGATGCTTACATGGAGGGGAACCCTTTCCCCCGCCacctcaccccctcctcctcttcctctcatccctccttccctcccctcgcTGTGATGGATCGGCTGGATGGAGGGCTGCAACATCATcatgagagggatggagggatgagaggaggaggaagggacgGTGGGATGGATTCTGGGATGTACCTCGGTCCGGGTTCA TCTCAGGAGGGTTTGTCTCCCTGTCATCTGAAGAAAGCCAAGCTAATGTTCTTCTATGCTCGATACCCCAGCTCTAACACACTCAAGACTTACTTCCCTGATGTCAag TTCAACCGCTGCGTGACCTCCCAGCTCATCAAGTGGTTCAGTAACTTCCGTGAGTTCTTCTACATCCAGATGGAGCGCTTCGCCAGGCAGGCTGCCCGCGACGGTGCACCCTGCCTGgggagagatagcagagagaccCCCCTACGCCTGGGCCGGGACACTGAGCTCTATCGCATACTGAACATGCATTATAACAAGAGCAACGACTACCAA atTCCTGACAGGTTTGTGGAGATAGCAGAGTTAGCACTGAGAGAGTTCTACACGGCGATACAGACTGGAAGAGATAGTGACCCCTGCTGGAAAAAATCCATCTACAAGATTATCTGTAAACTAGACAGCCCTGTTCCAGATAGTTTTAGGCTGCCTGGCTGTCCAATGGGCtga
- the LOC120049544 gene encoding transmembrane protein 179B-like isoform X2, producing MMAIAKIPWLLLLEMGLYASCFVCGIVTAASLTITQGSFRGLCILYGTVNHNSSSDSILVQTSSSPSLCYFVSAISVCVAVFCFSISLYWIYTCCLDGGVNRECLWLSVTLVVCGVFLFFLLVTGCVLKIGRDSLCDSVLHAVPNITSCEEAQSRTWISPYTGTQFYTGLYNAGTAVWVNFFFWILIGVLVVIQRGQGSEFRMTAADPLATPSETEPFFPRPTRPQ from the exons ATGATGGCAATAGCGAAGATACCGTGGCTACTTCTCCTCGAGATGGGATTGTACGCCAGTTGTTTCGTTTGTGGAATCGTCACGGCAGCGTCTCTCACTATCACACAG GGGAGTTTCAGGGGTCTCTGTATCCTGTACGGGACAGTAAATCACAACTCGTCATCAGACTCCATATTGGTCCAGACCTccagctctccctcgctctgttACTTTGTCTCTGCTATCTCAGTCTGTGTAGCAGTGTTCTGTTTCTCTATATCACTATACTGGATATATACATGCTGCCTGGATGGAGGGGTTAACAG agaGTGTCTATGGCTGAGCGTGACCCTGGTGGTGTGTGGAGtgtttctcttcttcctcctggTGACGGGCTGTGTGTTGAAGATAGGAAGAGACTCTCTGTGTGACTCTGTCCTACACGCTGTCCCCAACATCACCAG CTGTGAAGAGGCTCAGTCTAGGACCTGGATCAGTCCTTACACTGGAACACAGTTCTACACTGGACTGTACAACGCTGGG aCTGCGGTGTGGGTGAACTTCTTTTTCTGGATTCTGATTGGCGTGCTGGTGGTGATCCAGAGAGGTCAAGGGTCAGAGTTCAGAATGACGGCGGCCGACCCCTTAGCCACGCCCTCTGAGACAGAACCTTTCTTCCCGCGCCCGACCCGGCCCCAGTGA
- the LOC120049544 gene encoding transmembrane protein 179B-like isoform X1, whose protein sequence is MMAIAKIPWLLLLEMGLYASCFVCGIVTAASLTITQGSFRGLCILYGTVNHNSSSDSILVQTSSSPSLCYFVSAISVCVAVFCFSISLYWIYTCCLDGGVNRECLWLSVTLVVCGVFLFFLLVTGCVLKIGRDSLCDSVLHAVPNITSCEEAQSRTWISPYTGTQFYTGLYNAGVGINTQYYTGLHRAGVSINTQYYTGLYRAGVSINTQYYTGLYRAGVSINTQYYTGLYRAGVSINTQYYTGLYRAGVSINTQYYTGLYRAGVSINTVLHWTIQGWGQY, encoded by the exons ATGATGGCAATAGCGAAGATACCGTGGCTACTTCTCCTCGAGATGGGATTGTACGCCAGTTGTTTCGTTTGTGGAATCGTCACGGCAGCGTCTCTCACTATCACACAG GGGAGTTTCAGGGGTCTCTGTATCCTGTACGGGACAGTAAATCACAACTCGTCATCAGACTCCATATTGGTCCAGACCTccagctctccctcgctctgttACTTTGTCTCTGCTATCTCAGTCTGTGTAGCAGTGTTCTGTTTCTCTATATCACTATACTGGATATATACATGCTGCCTGGATGGAGGGGTTAACAG agaGTGTCTATGGCTGAGCGTGACCCTGGTGGTGTGTGGAGtgtttctcttcttcctcctggTGACGGGCTGTGTGTTGAAGATAGGAAGAGACTCTCTGTGTGACTCTGTCCTACACGCTGTCCCCAACATCACCAG CTGTGAAGAGGCTCAGTCTAGGACCTGGATCAGTCCTTACACTGGAACACAGTTCTACACTGGACTGTACAACGCTGGGGTAGGTattaacacacagtactacactGGACTACACAGGGCTGGGGTCAGTattaacacacagtactacactGGACTATACAGGGCTGGGGTTAGTattaacacacagtactacactggactatacagggctggggtcagtattaacacacagtactacactGGACTGTACAGGGCTGGGGTCAGTattaacacacagtactacactGGACTGTACAGGGCTGGGGTCAGTattaacacacagtactacactGGACTATACAGGGCTGGGGTCAGTATTAACACAGTTCTACACTGGACTATACAGGGCTGGGGTCAGTattaa